Proteins encoded by one window of Luteimonas yindakuii:
- the groL gene encoding chaperonin GroEL (60 kDa chaperone family; promotes refolding of misfolded polypeptides especially under stressful conditions; forms two stacked rings of heptamers to form a barrel-shaped 14mer; ends can be capped by GroES; misfolded proteins enter the barrel where they are refolded when GroES binds): MAAKEIRFGEDARSKMLRGVNTLANAVKATLGPKGRNVVLEKSFGSPTITKDGVSVAKEIELADKFENMGAQMVKEVASRTSDNAGDGTTTATVLAQALIREGSKAVAAGMNPMDLKRGIDQAVKAAVEELKKLSKPTADDKAIAQVGTISANSDEVIGNIIAEAMKKVGKEGVITVEEGSGLENELDVVEGMQFDRGYLSPYFINNQQSMSAELDDPFILLHDKKISNVRDLLPVLEGVAKAGKPLLIVAEEVEGEALATLVVNTIRGIVKVVAVKAPGFGDRRKAMLEDMAVLTGGTVISEEVGLSLEKATITDLGRAKKVQVTKENTTIIDGAGETGGIESRIKQIKAQIEETSSDYDREKLQERVAKLAGGVAVIKVGAATEVEMKEKKARVEDALHATRAAVEEGVVPGGGVALLRAKAAIEHLRGANEDQNHGIVIALRAMEAPLREIVTNAGEEPSVIVNKVKDGSGNYGYNAANGEFGDMVEFGILDPTKVTRTALQNAASIAGLMITTEAMVAELPKKEEPAMGGGGGMGGMGGMDF; the protein is encoded by the coding sequence ATGGCTGCCAAGGAAATCCGCTTCGGCGAAGACGCGCGCTCCAAGATGCTGCGCGGTGTCAACACGCTCGCCAACGCCGTCAAGGCGACCCTCGGCCCGAAGGGTCGCAACGTCGTGCTCGAGAAGAGCTTCGGCTCGCCGACGATCACGAAGGACGGCGTGTCCGTCGCCAAGGAGATCGAGCTCGCCGACAAGTTCGAGAACATGGGCGCGCAGATGGTGAAGGAAGTCGCATCGCGCACTTCCGACAACGCCGGTGACGGCACCACCACCGCCACCGTGCTCGCGCAGGCGCTGATCCGCGAAGGTTCGAAGGCGGTTGCCGCCGGCATGAACCCGATGGACCTCAAGCGCGGCATCGACCAGGCCGTCAAGGCCGCCGTCGAGGAGCTGAAGAAGCTCTCCAAGCCGACCGCCGACGACAAGGCGATCGCCCAGGTCGGCACGATCTCGGCCAACTCCGACGAAGTGATCGGCAACATCATCGCCGAGGCGATGAAGAAGGTCGGCAAGGAAGGCGTGATCACGGTCGAGGAAGGTTCGGGTCTCGAGAACGAGCTCGACGTGGTCGAGGGCATGCAGTTCGACCGCGGCTACCTGTCGCCCTACTTCATCAACAACCAGCAGTCGATGTCGGCCGAGCTGGATGATCCCTTCATCCTGCTGCACGACAAGAAGATCTCCAACGTCCGCGACCTGCTGCCCGTGCTGGAAGGCGTGGCCAAGGCCGGCAAGCCGCTGCTGATCGTCGCCGAGGAAGTCGAGGGCGAAGCGCTGGCGACGCTCGTCGTCAACACCATCCGCGGCATCGTCAAGGTCGTGGCCGTCAAGGCCCCGGGCTTCGGCGACCGTCGCAAGGCGATGCTGGAAGACATGGCCGTGCTGACCGGCGGCACCGTGATCTCCGAGGAAGTCGGCCTGTCGCTCGAGAAGGCGACCATCACCGATCTCGGCCGCGCCAAGAAGGTCCAGGTCACCAAGGAAAACACCACCATCATCGACGGCGCCGGCGAGACCGGTGGCATCGAGTCGCGCATCAAGCAGATCAAGGCGCAGATCGAAGAAACCTCTTCGGACTACGACCGCGAGAAGCTGCAGGAGCGCGTGGCCAAGCTGGCCGGCGGCGTTGCGGTGATCAAGGTCGGCGCTGCCACCGAGGTCGAGATGAAGGAAAAGAAGGCCCGCGTCGAAGACGCCCTGCACGCCACCCGTGCGGCGGTCGAGGAAGGCGTGGTCCCGGGCGGCGGCGTGGCCCTGCTGCGTGCCAAGGCGGCCATCGAGCACCTGCGTGGCGCCAACGAAGACCAGAACCACGGCATCGTGATCGCCCTGCGTGCGATGGAAGCCCCGCTGCGCGAGATCGTCACCAACGCCGGCGAAGAGCCCTCCGTGATCGTCAACAAGGTCAAGGACGGTTCGGGCAACTACGGCTACAACGCCGCCAACGGCGAGTTCGGCGACATGGTCGAGTTCGGCATCCTGGATCCGACCAAGGTCACCCGCACCGCGCTGCAGAACGCGGCGTCGATCGCCGGCCTGATGATCACTACGGAGGCGATGGTGGCGGAGCTTCCCAAGAAGGAAGAGCCGGCCATGGGCGGCGGCGGTGGCATGGGCGGCATGGGCGGCATGGATTTCTGA
- a CDS encoding DUF808 domain-containing protein, which translates to MAGASLLTLLDDIAALLDDVALLTKAATKKTAGVLGDDLALNAQQVAGVRAARELPVVWAVFKGSLVNKLILVPAALLISQFLPWLVVPLMMIGGAYLCYEGFEKIVHKLSHRGDRPDPEARVQAVLEAEETPQEMEKQKIRGAIRTDFILSAEIIVLSLAVVANEALLTRSVTLSVVALAVTIGVYGLVAAIVKMDDAGLWMSHRQGVLVPATGRALVYSAPWLMKALGILGTIAMFLVGGGIFVHNVDVLHRLLEVMERAGLPGFVADALASLVIGLVVGALVLAAVSLFGRLRGQKAAAAH; encoded by the coding sequence ATGGCCGGCGCTTCGCTGCTCACCCTGCTCGACGACATTGCCGCCCTGCTCGACGACGTGGCGCTGCTGACCAAGGCCGCGACCAAGAAGACCGCAGGCGTGCTCGGCGACGACCTCGCCCTCAATGCCCAGCAGGTGGCCGGCGTGCGCGCCGCCCGCGAGCTGCCGGTGGTGTGGGCGGTGTTCAAGGGCTCGCTGGTCAACAAGCTGATCCTGGTGCCCGCGGCGCTGTTGATCAGCCAGTTCCTGCCGTGGCTGGTGGTGCCGCTGATGATGATCGGCGGTGCCTACCTCTGTTACGAGGGCTTCGAGAAGATCGTGCACAAGCTGTCCCATCGCGGCGATCGCCCGGATCCCGAGGCGCGCGTGCAGGCGGTGCTCGAAGCGGAAGAGACGCCGCAGGAGATGGAGAAGCAGAAGATCCGCGGCGCGATCCGCACCGACTTCATCCTCTCCGCCGAGATCATCGTGCTGTCGCTGGCCGTGGTCGCCAACGAAGCGCTGCTGACCCGCTCGGTGACGCTGTCGGTGGTGGCGCTGGCGGTGACCATCGGCGTCTACGGCCTGGTCGCGGCGATCGTGAAGATGGATGACGCCGGACTGTGGATGAGCCACCGGCAAGGCGTGCTGGTGCCTGCGACGGGGCGTGCGCTGGTGTACTCCGCGCCCTGGTTGATGAAGGCGCTCGGCATCCTGGGCACCATCGCGATGTTCCTCGTTGGCGGCGGTATCTTCGTGCACAACGTCGACGTGCTGCACCGCCTGCTGGAAGTGATGGAGCGCGCCGGCCTGCCCGGCTTCGTCGCCGACGCGCTGGCAAGCCTGGTCATCGGGCTGGTCGTGGGTGCGCTGGTGCTGGCAGCGGTCTCGCTGTTCGGCCGCCTGCGCGGACAGAAGGCTGCAGCCGCCCACTGA
- a CDS encoding DUF6445 family protein, translating into MTTSLIVVDDFLGAQDAMRLREAGLRLTYPAQQGAFPGRNSQERLFLPQLDQAVSRLVGEPVRAIEPLESHAKFRITRADDVGTGRVHIDQGAWWSGILYLSRPEDCRGGTEFYRHVETGTEQAPMTQDGIEAMGYRTGSELHDAIIGRDSNDMSRWELTMRVPMRFNRLVLLRPWFWHTAGEAFGDTLENGRFVYLMFFARAA; encoded by the coding sequence ATGACTACTTCATTGATCGTCGTCGACGACTTCCTCGGCGCGCAGGACGCCATGCGGCTGCGTGAAGCCGGCCTGCGCCTGACCTATCCGGCGCAGCAGGGCGCATTCCCCGGCCGCAACTCGCAGGAACGGCTGTTTCTGCCGCAGCTCGACCAGGCCGTCTCGCGGCTGGTTGGCGAACCCGTGCGCGCAATCGAGCCGCTCGAGTCGCACGCGAAGTTCCGCATCACCCGCGCCGACGATGTCGGCACGGGTCGCGTGCACATCGACCAGGGCGCTTGGTGGTCGGGCATCCTCTACCTCAGCAGGCCGGAGGACTGCCGCGGCGGTACCGAGTTCTACCGCCATGTCGAGACCGGCACCGAACAGGCGCCGATGACGCAGGACGGCATCGAAGCGATGGGCTATCGCACCGGATCCGAACTGCACGACGCGATCATCGGCCGCGACAGCAACGACATGTCGCGCTGGGAGCTCACCATGCGCGTGCCGATGCGCTTCAACCGCCTGGTGCTGCTGCGGCCGTGGTTCTGGCACACGGCAGGCGAGGCGTTCGGTGACACGCTCGAGAACGGTCGCTTCGTCTATCTGATGTTCTTCGCCCGCGCCGCCTGA
- a CDS encoding UDP-N-acetylglucosamine--N-acetylmuramyl-(pentapeptide) pyrophosphoryl-undecaprenol N-acetylglucosamine transferase, whose protein sequence is MKHVIAMAAGGTGGHLFPAEALARELVGRGHDAVIYTDARGARYAHALEGLPHVVLPARSLAGGPVGKLAAATTILGAAWRARGDLRRRGAVAMVGFGGYPSFAPALGARACGLPLLLHEQGTRLSLANRQLLRFASGVATSFADTGGLAGLPPGRVVETGNPVRQAILDARAPYPPLSADGPLRLLVVGGSQSAAVFGRVVPPALRLLPASLRARLRLSLQVAGDDAAAIANELASAGIDAEVRPFFEDMGTRLRDAHLVVTRAGATTIADLLAIGRPAIFVPIPQGGSADEQLRNARTLEQLGAGWCMPEAELDASTLAARLQSLLASTDTLPQAATRAAAAGRPDAAARLADAVLALVTRGRRPA, encoded by the coding sequence TTGAAGCACGTTATCGCCATGGCCGCCGGTGGTACCGGTGGCCACCTGTTCCCGGCCGAAGCGCTCGCGCGCGAACTGGTGGGCCGCGGCCACGACGCGGTGATCTACACCGATGCGCGCGGCGCGCGTTACGCGCATGCACTCGAAGGGCTGCCGCACGTGGTGCTGCCGGCGCGCAGCCTGGCCGGCGGGCCCGTCGGCAAGCTGGCCGCGGCGACCACCATCCTCGGCGCGGCCTGGCGTGCGCGTGGCGACCTGCGTCGACGCGGCGCGGTGGCGATGGTCGGCTTCGGCGGCTATCCGAGTTTCGCGCCGGCGCTCGGCGCGCGCGCCTGCGGGCTGCCGTTGCTGCTGCACGAGCAGGGCACGCGCCTGTCGCTGGCGAACCGGCAGTTGCTGCGCTTCGCCTCGGGCGTGGCGACCTCGTTCGCCGATACCGGCGGGCTCGCCGGCCTGCCGCCCGGCCGCGTGGTCGAGACCGGCAATCCGGTGCGCCAGGCGATCCTCGATGCGCGCGCGCCGTACCCGCCACTGTCGGCTGACGGCCCGCTGCGGCTGCTGGTGGTCGGCGGCAGCCAGAGCGCGGCGGTGTTCGGCCGCGTGGTGCCACCGGCGCTGCGTTTGCTGCCTGCGTCGCTGCGCGCCAGGTTGCGGCTGTCGTTGCAGGTCGCCGGTGACGATGCCGCGGCCATCGCCAATGAGTTGGCCAGCGCCGGCATCGATGCCGAGGTGCGACCGTTCTTCGAGGACATGGGCACGCGGCTGCGCGATGCGCACCTGGTGGTGACCCGCGCCGGGGCGACCACCATCGCCGACCTGCTGGCGATCGGCCGGCCGGCGATCTTCGTGCCGATCCCGCAGGGCGGCTCGGCCGACGAACAGCTGCGCAACGCGCGCACGCTGGAACAGCTGGGTGCGGGCTGGTGCATGCCGGAGGCAGAGCTGGACGCGTCCACTCTGGCCGCGCGACTGCAATCCCTGTTGGCCTCGACCGACACCTTGCCGCAGGCCGCAACACGCGCGGCCGCCGCCGGGCGCCCGGACGCCGCGGCACGCCTGGCCGATGCGGTGCTGGCGCTGGTCACGCGCGGGCGTCGACCGGCGTGA
- a CDS encoding phytoene desaturase family protein: MSADAVHDVLIVGGGHNGLVCAAYLAAAGLDVRVLERRGIVGGAAVTEEFHPGFRNSTCSYTVSLLDPAVIRELRLAEHGLRVVERPFSNFLPLPDGRAFRLGGGLTAAEVAAYSTRDAERLHAYEAMLGRVVVVLRELMRRTPPNLDEGMGVADWLASWEVARRLRGLDLATRRDLLALFTKSAGDLLDGWFECEPLKAALGWDSIVGNFASPYTPGSAYVLLHHVFGEVNGRQGAWGHAIGGMGAITQAMAHECEARGVRIDTNAEVAQVRVANGRAHGVELADGRVLHARRAVVANVNPKLLYQRLVPRGALDDDTAQRIDGYRCGSGTFRMNVALAQLPDFSCAPGTALQPHHQSGILVGHSLEYFERAYFDARSKAHNPGWAREPVVELVIASTLDDSLAPPGQHVASLFCQHVNPEVDGGWDAHRDTVANLMIDTVDRVAPNFRRSVLGWSALSPLDLEREFGLVGGDIFHGALGLDQLFSARPLLGQADYRGAIPALYLCGSGTHPGGGVTGLPGRNAARELLRDLRRSPRPN, from the coding sequence GTGAGCGCGGATGCCGTCCACGATGTCCTGATCGTCGGCGGCGGCCACAACGGCCTGGTCTGCGCCGCCTATCTCGCCGCCGCCGGGCTCGACGTGCGCGTGCTGGAGCGGCGCGGCATCGTCGGTGGCGCCGCGGTGACCGAAGAGTTCCACCCGGGCTTCCGCAACTCCACCTGCAGCTACACGGTCAGCCTGCTCGATCCCGCGGTGATCCGCGAACTGCGCCTGGCCGAACACGGCCTGCGTGTGGTCGAGCGCCCGTTCTCGAACTTCCTGCCGCTGCCGGACGGCCGCGCGTTCCGGCTCGGCGGCGGGCTGACCGCAGCCGAGGTGGCGGCGTATTCGACACGCGATGCCGAACGGCTGCACGCCTACGAGGCCATGCTGGGGCGCGTGGTGGTCGTGTTGCGCGAACTGATGCGGCGCACCCCGCCGAACCTCGACGAGGGCATGGGCGTGGCTGACTGGCTCGCTTCGTGGGAGGTCGCACGCCGGCTGCGTGGCCTGGACCTCGCCACCCGCCGCGACCTGCTGGCGCTGTTCACGAAATCCGCCGGCGACCTGCTCGATGGCTGGTTCGAGTGCGAGCCGCTGAAGGCCGCGCTCGGCTGGGATTCGATCGTCGGCAATTTCGCCAGTCCGTATACGCCCGGATCGGCCTATGTGCTGCTGCACCACGTGTTCGGCGAGGTCAACGGCCGACAGGGCGCCTGGGGTCACGCGATCGGCGGCATGGGCGCCATCACCCAGGCGATGGCGCACGAGTGCGAGGCGCGCGGCGTGCGCATCGACACCAATGCGGAGGTCGCGCAGGTGCGGGTCGCGAACGGGCGCGCGCACGGGGTCGAGCTGGCCGACGGCCGCGTCCTGCATGCGCGGCGTGCGGTGGTCGCCAACGTCAATCCGAAACTGCTGTACCAGCGGCTGGTGCCGCGCGGCGCGCTGGATGACGACACCGCGCAGCGCATCGACGGCTACCGCTGCGGCTCCGGCACCTTCCGCATGAACGTGGCGCTGGCCCAACTACCGGATTTCAGCTGCGCGCCCGGCACCGCGCTGCAGCCGCACCACCAGAGCGGCATCCTCGTCGGCCACTCGCTGGAATATTTCGAGCGCGCGTACTTCGACGCACGCTCGAAGGCGCACAACCCCGGCTGGGCGCGCGAACCGGTGGTCGAGCTGGTGATCGCCTCCACCCTCGACGACAGCCTGGCACCGCCCGGCCAGCACGTCGCCAGCCTGTTCTGCCAGCACGTCAACCCGGAGGTCGATGGCGGCTGGGACGCGCACCGCGACACCGTCGCCAACCTGATGATCGACACCGTCGATCGCGTCGCGCCCAACTTCCGCCGCAGCGTGCTGGGCTGGAGCGCACTGTCGCCGCTGGATCTCGAGCGTGAATTCGGCTTGGTCGGCGGCGACATCTTCCACGGCGCGTTGGGCCTGGACCAGCTGTTCTCGGCACGTCCGCTGCTCGGCCAGGCCGATTACCGGGGGGCCATCCCGGCCCTCTACCTGTGCGGCTCCGGGACCCACCCCGGCGGTGGCGTCACCGGGTTGCCCGGGCGCAATGCGGCACGCGAGCTGCTGCGCGATCTGCGACGGTCGCCGAGACCGAACTGA